A window from Hymenobacter volaticus encodes these proteins:
- the gldM gene encoding type IX secretion system protein PorM/GldM gives MAGGKETPRQKMIGMMYLVLTALLALQVNSAILLKFKFLDDSLSSINDKVSKSNDGTVKGIQAQVEKNRNQAADVAVLKQSEEIRERTKQMIEYLASVRDKLVTATENTKGKNEYKNMSAEDKVAITMLGGKKDGAAYEMKDKLNAYSSYIKTFVPSADPLALDASQDPMVTDPEQRSKNFAELNFENTPLVAALATLSQKEAEVLKYESDALAAQSAKVGGNIIVFDKVGAFASAESNTVAAGTKYKAELFLTASATGLKPTMTLNGSPLAVDASTGKGKVEFTARPGAFDASGNAKAQWTGTIRFKQNGRDTTFKVNVPYTITKPVMQVQSASVQALYFKCGNKLSVQVPALGAQYDPSFSASGASTIKGSAKGEVTLVPNAREVTLSVSSGGNAIGSQTFQVRPIPKPDIQCIVGGRPANEKQGTPITAVRNMQLRAVPDAGFATFLPEDARYRVARYEVTLVRGKRPAMAAIPVSGPNANLSAVVDAAREGDRLYIEVKQVQRQNFQNQVEEVSVGNKSFNIPLL, from the coding sequence ATGGCGGGAGGAAAAGAAACTCCAAGGCAGAAGATGATAGGCATGATGTACTTGGTACTGACTGCGCTTCTGGCCCTACAAGTGAACTCAGCAATTTTGCTGAAGTTCAAATTTCTAGACGATAGCCTTAGCAGTATCAACGATAAGGTTTCTAAATCCAACGACGGCACGGTAAAGGGTATTCAGGCGCAGGTTGAAAAAAACCGCAACCAGGCTGCTGACGTGGCTGTGCTGAAGCAAAGCGAAGAAATTCGTGAGCGTACTAAGCAGATGATTGAATATCTAGCTAGTGTACGTGACAAACTTGTAACTGCCACGGAAAATACGAAGGGCAAGAACGAGTACAAAAACATGAGTGCCGAAGACAAAGTGGCTATCACTATGCTCGGCGGCAAAAAGGACGGTGCTGCTTATGAAATGAAGGACAAACTAAACGCGTACTCTTCGTACATCAAGACGTTTGTTCCTAGTGCAGATCCTTTGGCCTTAGACGCCAGCCAGGATCCAATGGTTACCGATCCAGAGCAGCGTTCCAAAAATTTCGCTGAACTCAACTTCGAGAATACACCTCTTGTAGCGGCTTTGGCAACTTTGTCGCAGAAGGAAGCAGAAGTTCTGAAGTATGAATCAGATGCTTTGGCAGCTCAATCGGCTAAAGTTGGTGGCAACATCATCGTGTTCGACAAAGTAGGTGCTTTCGCTAGCGCTGAGTCAAACACCGTAGCTGCGGGTACTAAGTATAAGGCTGAGTTGTTCCTGACGGCTTCGGCCACGGGCCTTAAGCCAACTATGACCCTGAATGGCTCGCCTCTGGCAGTTGATGCTTCTACTGGCAAAGGCAAAGTAGAATTCACTGCTCGTCCGGGTGCATTCGATGCTTCTGGTAACGCTAAAGCTCAATGGACCGGCACTATCCGTTTCAAGCAGAACGGTCGTGACACTACCTTTAAAGTAAATGTACCCTACACGATAACTAAGCCGGTGATGCAGGTGCAGTCGGCTTCGGTACAGGCGCTCTACTTTAAGTGCGGTAACAAACTCAGCGTACAAGTTCCTGCTTTGGGTGCTCAGTATGATCCTAGCTTCTCAGCTTCCGGTGCTTCTACTATCAAAGGCTCTGCTAAAGGCGAAGTAACGCTGGTGCCAAACGCAAGAGAGGTGACCTTAAGCGTAAGCAGCGGTGGCAATGCCATCGGTTCACAGACCTTCCAGGTACGTCCAATTCCGAAGCCTGACATTCAGTGCATAGTAGGTGGTCGTCCTGCTAATGAAAAGCAAGGTACTCCTATCACTGCTGTACGTAACATGCAGTTGCGTGCTGTACCAGATGCTGGCTTTGCTACTTTTCTTCCTGAAGATGCTCGTTATCGGGTAGCTCGTTACGAAGTGACTTTAGTTCGCGGCAAGCGCCCAGCTATGGCTGCGATTCCTGTCAGCGGCCCTAATGCTAACTTGAGTGCTGTAGTAGACGCCGCCCGTGAAGGCGACCGTCTCTATATCGAAGTAAAGCAGGTGCAGCGCCAGAACTTCCAGAATCAAGTGGAAGAAGTGAGCGTAGGTAATAAGTCGTTCAATATTCCGCTGCTGTAA
- a CDS encoding SUMF1/EgtB/PvdO family nonheme iron enzyme produces MNKFFGLPLFAISALILGGCGFGKGPQGDLVGAEDRPEFNPQEVPFGMVPCPGGTFHMGQTDQDISASMVNMNKQVTIAGFYMDETEITNNEYRQFMNAIRQDSIDVLGEEYVMTELYPDTTVWVRDFTYHMGDPLMEYYYTHPAFDDYPVVGVDWFAAKYFCNWRTKHKNAAQEEVGLAANPNFRLPSEAEWEYAARGGRDLATYPWGGPYLRNSKGCMLANFKPGRGDYASDGYAYTSPVGAFFPNDFGLYDMSGNVAEWCDDAYMEASVPVVWDMNPTNPDDNEPRKVVRGGSWKDIAYFLETGTRNFEYQDSSRSFIGFRTAMIQIGMGTNSRLN; encoded by the coding sequence ATGAATAAGTTTTTCGGATTGCCTCTCTTTGCCATATCGGCATTAATTCTGGGGGGCTGTGGTTTTGGTAAAGGGCCACAAGGCGACCTAGTTGGGGCAGAGGACCGGCCCGAGTTCAACCCGCAAGAGGTGCCTTTCGGGATGGTACCCTGCCCAGGTGGTACATTCCACATGGGCCAAACAGACCAAGACATTTCGGCTTCTATGGTAAACATGAACAAGCAAGTGACTATCGCTGGCTTCTACATGGATGAAACCGAAATCACTAATAATGAATACCGTCAATTCATGAACGCCATTCGGCAGGATTCGATTGACGTGTTAGGAGAGGAGTACGTGATGACGGAACTCTATCCAGACACTACTGTTTGGGTGCGTGACTTCACCTACCATATGGGTGATCCGCTGATGGAGTATTATTATACTCACCCCGCTTTCGATGACTATCCTGTAGTTGGTGTAGATTGGTTTGCAGCCAAGTACTTCTGCAACTGGCGTACCAAGCACAAGAATGCGGCACAAGAAGAAGTGGGTCTTGCAGCAAATCCTAACTTCCGTTTGCCTTCAGAAGCTGAGTGGGAATACGCGGCACGCGGTGGCCGAGACCTGGCTACCTATCCTTGGGGCGGTCCTTACTTGCGCAACTCGAAAGGCTGCATGCTCGCCAACTTCAAGCCTGGTCGCGGTGACTACGCTTCTGATGGATACGCCTACACTTCGCCAGTTGGCGCCTTCTTCCCAAACGACTTCGGTTTGTACGACATGTCGGGTAACGTTGCTGAGTGGTGCGATGATGCTTACATGGAAGCTTCGGTACCTGTGGTATGGGATATGAACCCCACTAACCCAGACGACAATGAACCTCGCAAAGTAGTGCGTGGTGGTTCTTGGAAGGACATTGCTTACTTCTTAGAAACAGGTACTCGCAACTTCGAATACCAAGATTCTTCTCGCTCGTTCATTGGCTTCCGTACGGCCATGATCCAGATCGGAATGGGCACTAACAGCCGCTTGAATTAA
- a CDS encoding penicillin-binding protein 1A — MWLLFAGGLVASLMYILAVSVNFLNLFGQMPNLKALESPRSELASEVYSADGELMGKYFRENRTPVSYKEIAQTTIDALIATEDARFEGHSGIDPKAMMRVATGLVGGGKSGGGSTLSQQLAKMLFRTREDLNNGRLNDVPGLRMLITKTKEWILAVRLERNYTKREILRMYLNTAEFGSNAFGINVAAKTFFNKHPRNLTLEQSALLVGLVNGPSWFNPVRNPERSKRRRDWVLGQMRKNGYITEPVYAATVAKPIKLDYKVENQNEGIAPYFRTELSKSLREWAKETDHDLYSDGLKIYTTIDSRMQKYAEASVAEHMKLQQRWFDQHWKGQQPWRDENGRLIPNFLNTSIKRTERYRSLSTRYEGNQDSIKYYLNKKYKMKVFTWNGGEKEVTMSPMDSLAYYKRLLHAGFMAMNPLNGHIKAWVGGINYKYIKYDHVKQGKRQPGSTFKPFVYVAAIDQGYSPCYQRPDVPTTFPAERGRPAYTPRNFEGTYSGRTFTLRQALARSMNSITAWLVQKIGPNDIVSYAKQLGITSPIDPVPAIGFGSSDVSIYELTGAYSTFVNKGIWTSPIMVTRIEDKNGNVLREFVPQTKEALREETAYLMTYMLRGATEEQGGTSIILKNGFKFPYEMGAKTGTTSNYSDGWFMGLTPDLVCGMWIGGEDRSIHFRTGAYGQGSRLALPLYGIFMKKMYADKSIDISRGPFPKPDTLSVEINCSRYYNGAQRDTIPYDQKLNQANLDDLDDEEI; from the coding sequence ATGTGGCTGTTGTTCGCGGGCGGTTTGGTAGCGTCACTAATGTATATCCTTGCTGTAAGCGTCAACTTTCTCAATCTTTTCGGCCAGATGCCTAATCTGAAGGCATTGGAAAGCCCCCGCAGTGAGCTGGCATCGGAGGTGTACTCTGCCGATGGTGAATTGATGGGAAAGTATTTTCGTGAGAACCGGACCCCTGTTAGCTACAAGGAAATAGCGCAAACAACCATTGATGCGCTGATTGCGACCGAAGATGCTCGCTTCGAAGGTCATTCTGGTATTGATCCGAAAGCTATGATGCGGGTAGCAACGGGCTTGGTGGGTGGCGGTAAAAGCGGCGGCGGTTCTACTCTCAGCCAGCAGTTGGCTAAGATGTTGTTCCGCACCCGCGAAGACCTTAATAACGGGCGTCTCAACGATGTACCAGGCTTGCGCATGCTCATCACCAAAACCAAGGAATGGATTTTGGCTGTCCGGCTGGAGCGCAACTACACCAAGCGCGAAATCTTGCGCATGTACCTCAATACGGCCGAGTTTGGCTCGAATGCATTCGGCATCAACGTGGCCGCCAAAACGTTCTTCAACAAGCACCCACGCAACCTGACCTTAGAGCAATCGGCGCTATTGGTTGGGTTAGTAAATGGTCCGTCGTGGTTCAATCCGGTTCGTAATCCTGAGCGTTCCAAGCGCCGTCGTGATTGGGTGCTCGGTCAGATGCGCAAAAACGGCTATATCACCGAGCCAGTCTACGCGGCAACGGTGGCCAAGCCCATCAAGCTCGACTACAAGGTTGAAAACCAGAATGAAGGTATTGCGCCTTACTTCCGCACCGAGCTCAGCAAATCATTGCGGGAGTGGGCCAAGGAAACCGACCACGACCTGTACTCCGACGGCTTGAAGATATATACGACCATCGATTCGCGGATGCAGAAATACGCCGAAGCCTCTGTAGCCGAGCATATGAAGCTTCAGCAACGGTGGTTTGACCAGCATTGGAAAGGCCAGCAGCCTTGGCGGGACGAGAACGGGCGCTTGATTCCTAATTTTCTTAACACATCTATCAAGCGCACCGAGCGTTACCGTTCCCTCAGCACCCGCTACGAAGGCAACCAAGATTCCATCAAGTACTATCTGAACAAGAAGTACAAGATGAAGGTGTTCACCTGGAATGGTGGCGAGAAGGAAGTGACCATGTCCCCCATGGACTCGTTGGCTTATTACAAGCGGCTGCTACACGCTGGCTTCATGGCGATGAATCCACTTAACGGTCACATTAAAGCTTGGGTGGGTGGCATCAACTACAAATACATCAAATACGACCACGTAAAGCAGGGCAAGCGGCAGCCAGGCTCTACGTTTAAGCCGTTCGTGTACGTTGCAGCTATCGACCAAGGCTACTCGCCTTGCTATCAGCGCCCTGATGTGCCGACTACGTTCCCCGCTGAGCGGGGCCGCCCAGCTTACACACCTCGCAACTTCGAGGGCACTTATTCTGGCCGTACTTTCACGTTGCGTCAAGCGCTGGCTCGTTCTATGAACTCTATCACCGCATGGCTAGTCCAGAAGATAGGGCCTAACGATATCGTTTCGTACGCCAAACAACTGGGCATTACCTCGCCTATTGACCCTGTACCAGCTATTGGTTTCGGATCATCCGACGTAAGTATTTACGAATTGACTGGTGCCTATAGCACGTTCGTGAACAAGGGAATCTGGACCTCGCCGATTATGGTAACGCGCATCGAGGACAAAAATGGCAACGTACTTCGTGAATTCGTGCCGCAAACTAAGGAGGCCCTACGCGAAGAAACAGCTTACCTAATGACCTATATGCTGCGTGGTGCTACCGAAGAGCAAGGAGGCACGAGCATCATCTTGAAGAACGGCTTTAAGTTTCCGTATGAGATGGGCGCCAAAACGGGCACTACTTCCAATTATTCAGACGGCTGGTTTATGGGTTTGACGCCAGACCTAGTGTGTGGTATGTGGATAGGTGGGGAAGACCGGAGCATCCACTTTCGCACCGGAGCGTATGGCCAAGGCTCACGCTTAGCTTTACCACTCTACGGCATTTTCATGAAGAAAATGTACGCTGATAAGAGCATCGACATTTCCAGAGGCCCTTTCCCTAAGCCAGATACGCTAAGCGTGGAAATTAACTGCTCTCGGTATTATAATGGAGCCCAGCGCGATACCATTCCCTACGACCAGAAACTCAACCAAGCTAACTTAGATGACCTCGACGACGAGGAAATCTAG
- the gldN gene encoding type IX secretion system protein PorN/GldN: MNKFFSLTALTAALTLSLAASAQEQATTASSNGSYRPIPNSDIMFRKTILRAIDLREKQNKPMFSEGKEISRVIMDAVKRGELQAYKNDSLTSTFTPAEVSGNMSYSESNAGLSDEEKAAGFSEEAVDEWGAPIKKGAAKSKTPTVAASNEYRYKDLYQMELKEDMIFDKKRSRMYHDIKTITLVVPSTLSSNTSGIEKPIATFKYSDLVKVFRNNPDKAIWFNSQNDAQHKNLADAFELWLFNSYIVKVSNPNDARLDEIYGGQQQGILASQQAAADLIEYEYNLWSF; the protein is encoded by the coding sequence ATGAATAAATTCTTTTCTTTAACCGCTCTAACGGCCGCTCTGACGCTCTCATTGGCAGCTTCGGCTCAGGAGCAGGCCACTACAGCAAGTAGCAACGGCTCATACCGTCCGATTCCAAATTCGGACATCATGTTCCGCAAAACTATTTTGCGTGCAATTGACTTGCGTGAGAAGCAGAACAAGCCCATGTTTTCGGAAGGCAAGGAAATAAGCCGGGTCATCATGGATGCTGTGAAGCGTGGTGAACTGCAGGCTTATAAAAATGATTCTTTGACTTCTACTTTTACTCCGGCTGAAGTTTCGGGTAACATGTCGTACTCGGAATCTAATGCAGGGCTAAGCGATGAAGAAAAGGCTGCTGGTTTCTCAGAAGAGGCCGTTGATGAATGGGGTGCTCCAATTAAGAAGGGCGCCGCAAAATCAAAGACGCCAACTGTAGCCGCTAGTAACGAGTACCGGTATAAAGACCTGTACCAAATGGAATTGAAAGAGGATATGATCTTCGACAAGAAAAGGTCGCGGATGTATCACGACATCAAAACTATTACGCTGGTTGTTCCTTCTACGCTGAGCTCCAACACTTCAGGTATTGAGAAGCCGATTGCTACGTTCAAGTACAGCGACTTAGTAAAGGTGTTCCGTAATAATCCGGATAAAGCTATTTGGTTCAATTCGCAGAATGATGCGCAGCACAAGAACCTCGCTGATGCATTCGAATTGTGGTTGTTTAACTCCTACATCGTTAAGGTTTCGAACCCGAATGATGCTCGTCTCGACGAGATCTATGGTGGTCAGCAGCAAGGTATTCTTGCTTCGCAACAAGCCGCTGCCGATTTGATCGAGTATGAGTACAACCTATGGAGCTTCTAA
- a CDS encoding PorP/SprF family type IX secretion system membrane protein, with protein MVVKRHKSDIYMKVAVLFACLFTTVAGTALAQQQPQFTHYGFNGMYLNPAYAGIKGQGEITAIGRYQYFNYSASFDEGGEPKTYMLTGSFPVQVLGGGIGFHVYRDEIAQFKMTNAQLSYSKHIQLGEGKLGIGIQGAYNYLAKGVYRYIDANDPSVPLDGSDNKFDLGAGVWYESPTLYAGLSVNNLLRSEYKFQSAITDEQGNITSYQNTARYIGENHSYFTVGYNIEASPSVVVTPSALIKMVLPGKFGDDGKFTFKNNSYEANVRATFNDKFWGGVGYRYDESFTGMAGLALAKDNALRIGYAFDFIAFNQDARALSSHEIMLSYRLPKPGPATRPAIRTPRYSF; from the coding sequence TTGGTCGTAAAACGCCATAAATCAGATATTTATATGAAAGTAGCTGTACTTTTTGCCTGCCTCTTTACAACCGTTGCAGGCACTGCGTTAGCGCAGCAACAACCGCAGTTTACTCACTATGGCTTCAATGGGATGTACCTCAATCCAGCTTATGCTGGTATCAAGGGCCAAGGCGAAATAACTGCAATTGGTCGTTATCAATACTTCAACTATAGCGCTTCGTTTGACGAAGGAGGAGAGCCTAAAACATACATGTTAACAGGATCATTTCCTGTGCAGGTACTAGGAGGAGGTATCGGCTTTCACGTATACAGAGACGAGATTGCGCAGTTCAAAATGACCAACGCGCAACTGTCGTATTCCAAACATATTCAGTTAGGGGAAGGTAAGTTGGGTATCGGCATTCAAGGAGCTTACAATTATCTGGCGAAAGGCGTTTATCGTTATATCGACGCAAATGACCCTAGCGTACCTCTTGATGGATCAGATAATAAGTTTGACTTAGGAGCGGGCGTATGGTATGAATCTCCAACCCTATATGCTGGTCTGAGTGTAAACAACTTGTTGCGTTCGGAATATAAATTCCAAAGCGCTATCACGGACGAACAAGGAAATATTACTAGCTATCAGAACACGGCGAGATATATTGGTGAAAATCATTCTTATTTCACTGTCGGATACAATATTGAAGCATCTCCATCCGTTGTCGTAACTCCTTCGGCACTGATAAAAATGGTGCTGCCAGGAAAGTTTGGTGATGATGGAAAGTTCACGTTCAAAAACAATTCCTACGAAGCGAACGTTCGTGCGACTTTCAATGATAAGTTCTGGGGTGGTGTAGGCTACCGCTATGATGAATCGTTCACAGGTATGGCTGGGTTGGCGCTTGCAAAAGACAATGCGTTGAGGATAGGGTACGCTTTTGATTTTATTGCATTTAATCAAGACGCAAGAGCCCTTAGCTCACATGAGATTATGCTCTCTTATCGTCTGCCCAAACCTGGTCCTGCTACACGTCCAGCAATTCGTACACCTCGATACAGCTTTTAA
- the uvrC gene encoding excinuclease ABC subunit UvrC, giving the protein MAAQAHLQDQIRQLPHRPGVYKYFDDEGIIYVGKAVDLRKRVSSYFTKQDHNKKTQQLVKNIKRIEFTIVDSESDAFLLENNLIKQHQPKYNILLKDGKTYPYLLLTNERFPRLIPTRNKRPGEGYYFGPYANGSSLHVVLELIRALYPLRTCTYNLSPQNVEAHKFKVCLEYHLGNCKGPCEGLQDEETYNQYVQQIRQILNGNLSIPKQYFREKMTQAAQELQYELAHQYKQKLDRLDAFQAKSTIVNPSLSNIDVFGIASNEKLAFISYLKVMNGSIILTQSIEVHKKLDEPDEEVLAAMVMQMRAEFESQSKEILTNVPLPALPLPGVTITQPQIGDKRKLLELSIKNVLYLRKEKESMNERSKDLNEVRIMETIKKDLRLTELPKHIECFDNSNFQGDNPVAAMVCFRNAKASKKDYRHYHIKTVVGPNDFDSMYEVVSRRYRRLVDEGASLPQLVIVDGGKGQLSMAVKALKDLNLWGQIAIIGIAKRLEEIYVPNDPLPLYIDKKSESLRLFQRMRDEVHRFGITFHRSRRDAATLKTELTDVKGLGPITADKLLSKFKSVKKIRELSESELVAEVGKAKARVLLNYFAQQEQETTD; this is encoded by the coding sequence ATGGCCGCCCAAGCCCATCTGCAAGACCAAATTCGTCAGCTACCACACCGCCCTGGCGTGTATAAATACTTCGATGATGAGGGAATCATCTATGTAGGAAAGGCTGTGGATTTGCGCAAACGAGTAAGCAGCTACTTCACGAAGCAAGACCACAACAAGAAAACCCAGCAACTTGTCAAGAACATCAAGCGCATCGAATTCACGATAGTGGATAGCGAGTCGGATGCCTTCCTGCTGGAAAATAACCTGATTAAGCAGCATCAGCCTAAGTACAACATCTTGCTGAAGGATGGTAAAACCTATCCCTACTTGCTGCTCACCAACGAGCGTTTTCCGCGCCTTATTCCTACCCGCAACAAGCGGCCGGGTGAAGGTTACTACTTTGGGCCTTACGCGAACGGCTCTTCCCTTCATGTAGTGCTAGAGCTTATTCGGGCTTTATATCCGTTACGTACCTGCACCTACAACTTGTCGCCGCAGAATGTGGAGGCACACAAGTTCAAAGTGTGTCTGGAATACCATTTAGGCAATTGCAAAGGGCCTTGTGAAGGCTTGCAGGATGAGGAAACGTATAATCAATATGTGCAGCAGATCAGGCAAATCCTGAACGGTAACCTGAGCATTCCGAAGCAGTACTTTCGCGAGAAGATGACGCAAGCGGCGCAGGAGTTGCAATATGAGCTAGCGCACCAGTATAAGCAGAAGCTGGACCGACTTGATGCCTTCCAGGCGAAGAGCACAATTGTCAATCCGTCACTTTCCAATATCGATGTATTCGGCATTGCCTCCAACGAAAAGCTAGCCTTCATCAGCTACTTAAAAGTGATGAACGGCTCGATTATTCTGACGCAATCCATCGAGGTACACAAGAAGCTAGACGAGCCTGACGAGGAAGTATTAGCCGCTATGGTAATGCAAATGCGGGCCGAATTTGAAAGCCAGTCGAAGGAAATTCTGACGAATGTGCCGTTGCCTGCCTTGCCCCTACCTGGTGTCACCATTACCCAACCACAAATTGGTGATAAGCGCAAGCTCCTGGAGTTGAGTATCAAAAACGTGCTTTATCTCCGCAAGGAAAAGGAAAGCATGAATGAGCGTAGCAAAGACCTCAACGAGGTACGCATCATGGAAACCATCAAAAAGGACTTGCGTCTAACGGAGTTACCCAAGCATATTGAATGCTTCGACAACTCCAACTTCCAAGGCGACAATCCAGTGGCGGCTATGGTTTGCTTTCGCAACGCGAAAGCAAGCAAGAAAGACTACCGTCACTATCACATCAAGACAGTAGTCGGTCCCAATGATTTTGATTCCATGTACGAAGTGGTTTCGCGTCGTTACCGTCGCCTTGTAGATGAGGGTGCATCATTGCCACAATTAGTTATTGTCGATGGAGGCAAGGGGCAGCTAAGTATGGCTGTCAAGGCCCTGAAGGACCTTAATCTATGGGGGCAAATAGCAATTATAGGTATTGCCAAACGACTAGAAGAAATCTATGTCCCCAACGACCCATTGCCTCTTTACATTGACAAGAAAAGTGAGTCGTTGCGCTTGTTTCAGCGTATGCGCGACGAAGTGCACCGGTTCGGTATAACCTTCCACCGCAGCCGGCGCGACGCGGCTACACTCAAAACCGAGCTTACTGATGTAAAAGGACTTGGCCCTATCACAGCTGATAAACTGCTAAGTAAATTTAAATCAGTGAAGAAGATTCGTGAACTCAGTGAATCCGAATTAGTAGCAGAAGTAGGAAAGGCCAAAGCACGAGTACTTCTCAACTACTTCGCGCAACAAGAACAAGAGACAACTGATTAA
- a CDS encoding uroporphyrinogen-III synthase, with the protein MAESTDKPGTGRHAKRISSILVTQPKPTNDVSPYFAIAEKYGIKVDFREFIEVQPVSYKDFRKEKVNISEHTAVIFTSRNAVDHFFRICQEAKLEMPAEMKYFCISEQTANYLQKYIVLRKRKLFVGQRTAADLFDVIKKHKSEKFLYPCSDIRKDDIPEFMRANNFKFTEAVIYRTVASDLSDLSDVKYDCIAFFSPSGISSLFVNFPDFQQNGTRIAAFGPTTAKAVTDAGLELDIEAPQPNAPSMTGAIEAYIRNHHGPDIGKEKNKNGKQNV; encoded by the coding sequence ATGGCCGAGAGCACAGACAAACCGGGGACGGGCCGTCATGCCAAGCGAATCTCCAGCATCCTTGTCACCCAGCCTAAGCCGACCAATGATGTTTCCCCCTATTTTGCTATTGCCGAGAAATACGGCATCAAAGTAGATTTTAGGGAGTTTATCGAGGTACAGCCGGTTTCCTATAAGGATTTCCGGAAAGAGAAGGTTAATATATCCGAGCATACGGCCGTTATTTTCACTAGCCGAAATGCTGTGGATCACTTCTTTCGTATCTGTCAGGAAGCGAAATTGGAAATGCCTGCCGAGATGAAATATTTCTGCATTTCCGAGCAGACGGCCAATTATTTGCAGAAGTACATAGTACTGCGTAAACGGAAGTTGTTCGTAGGGCAGCGTACTGCAGCCGACCTTTTTGATGTTATCAAAAAGCATAAGAGCGAGAAATTTTTGTATCCGTGCTCGGATATCCGCAAGGATGATATTCCAGAATTTATGCGGGCAAACAATTTCAAGTTCACTGAGGCCGTTATCTACCGTACAGTAGCTAGTGACCTGTCTGACCTATCAGATGTGAAGTACGATTGTATTGCCTTCTTCAGTCCCTCTGGTATCAGCTCACTGTTCGTCAACTTTCCTGATTTTCAGCAAAACGGCACAAGAATTGCTGCTTTTGGACCAACTACGGCCAAGGCAGTAACCGATGCTGGCTTGGAATTGGATATAGAAGCACCTCAACCTAATGCGCCATCTATGACTGGCGCTATTGAAGCCTATATTCGGAACCACCACGGCCCTGATATAGGCAAGGAAAAGAACAAGAATGGGAAACAAAACGTATAG
- the gldL gene encoding T9SS inner membrane protein PorL/GldL produces the protein MAAKGGSFLYDVLMPKVYGIGAAVVIIGALFKIQHWKGADVMLIVGLGTEAVIFFLSAFQPAAKEHDWSLVYPELSEGYDPSTNSNKFVEDNNSKGLTRKLDDMLKDANVTPEAISSLGQGLNRLSTTTQQLSTLGEATNATDEYTAKVRSAATSLERINEAYANTAQAMSAMSDATKDAKEYHVQVQTVTKNLGALNAVYEMELQDANTHLKSMNQFYGTLSQAMQNMTEAGKDTEKFKDEVAALTGNLNSLNRVYGNMLNAMRATS, from the coding sequence ATGGCAGCTAAAGGCGGTAGTTTTCTCTATGATGTGCTGATGCCCAAAGTTTATGGCATCGGGGCCGCAGTCGTAATCATTGGAGCTTTGTTTAAAATTCAGCACTGGAAAGGTGCTGACGTTATGCTAATCGTTGGTCTGGGAACTGAGGCCGTTATCTTCTTCTTGAGTGCCTTCCAGCCCGCAGCTAAAGAACATGACTGGTCGCTTGTTTATCCAGAGCTTTCGGAAGGATACGATCCTTCGACCAACAGCAACAAGTTTGTAGAAGACAATAACAGTAAGGGCTTAACCCGTAAGCTGGACGATATGCTGAAGGATGCCAACGTGACGCCTGAAGCTATTTCTTCGTTGGGCCAGGGCCTGAACCGTTTGAGCACTACTACGCAGCAACTCTCTACTCTTGGCGAAGCTACTAATGCTACCGACGAGTATACCGCTAAAGTACGGTCAGCTGCTACTTCACTTGAGCGCATCAACGAAGCATATGCTAACACTGCTCAAGCCATGAGTGCTATGTCAGATGCTACCAAAGATGCTAAAGAGTACCACGTACAGGTGCAGACGGTAACTAAGAATCTGGGTGCCTTGAACGCAGTTTACGAAATGGAATTGCAGGATGCCAACACGCACCTTAAGTCAATGAACCAGTTCTATGGTACACTAAGCCAGGCTATGCAGAACATGACGGAAGCTGGTAAAGACACCGAGAAGTTCAAGGATGAAGTTGCTGCTTTGACGGGTAACCTGAACTCATTGAACCGTGTGTACGGCAACATGCTAAACGCTATGCGGGCTACTAGCTAA